TTGCCAAATTTATTGCTGTCATATGATTCTTAAAGTTGTTGTATATGTTTAAGACAATGGTGCTCTTAGTTTTTCCTGAAAAACTAGTTTATGCTGTCAAAATCTTGTGCAGCATGATCTGGATCAGGTTGGTGCTTGATGAGCTTGATCTCCCACTCCCTTTGGGTTGGGGttgtatatgaattaatgatggtATTCATTCTTCAGTTTCTGTTTAGGCATGTTATATaaacttctttatttttttccctaATTTTTCTTTACAGTTTTTTGCCCTAATAAATATCATGTTCTATTGCATTTTTTAGCATTAAACTATCTCCTTGGTTTAAAAATAATGAATCTGCAGCTGCAAAATAGTTTCTTAATGATTGTGCATCTTTTTCTAGATTAATTTTCTTTCTCTTGGGTTATTTCTGCTTTATATGACAATTgaattgcatttttttttctgaaaatgagCAATTTTGTTATAGGTCATGCCGTCATAGGTATTTTTACTTTTTTGATCAGTGGTGGGTACGACACATAGTTAATGATGTGATACAGAAAcaatgattttttatttaatcATGAATTCCTAAATGTCATGTTATGAATTGGTTCTATTTTTTAAACCAATTACTTTGGTATCGCTTGTCCTATTGACCTGTTTATAAGTACATTGGTCGTTTGGAAGTAAAGTTGGAAGTTACAAATCATCaaatgatgatatgttgattcttTTGACAACTCTCCATGGTATTCAACTTGCAATGTGCTTGGTGTTGATCGCAAGTGGTGTTTTGatgtggattatatatatatatatatatatatatatatccttacatTGCAATGTCTATTTTTCTGTtgcacttttattatttttaagattCCAAAGAACTTATGCATCCTTCAACTGATTGGATTGGTGATGCAAGGACCACCAAACATTCTTTGCACATTGTAGTTCAAAATATTCATTGCAATTTGAATTATATATGTCAATGGGGAGCAATAGTTTATCACTACTGAGCAAGGGGGGGGATTAGTCATTGTTTGGTATGGAATTTGCCAAATAACCCAGAATCATATATGGACTTAATGATTCTGCACAGCCTGCATGTGCATTTAATGAGCGGTGCACATTTTGGTTAGTCTACAGATTGAGAGCGACCGATAGTGCGATGCTCATAAACTAAGGTGTACCCTGCATGATTGTTACATTCTTTTTCCTGTTATCTTATGTCTGCTCTGAATGAGATAgataacaaaaattaaaaaagatgGAGTATTGACTAACCCCATGAGACAGCTAGCGATGGTGCGATGCACATAAACTAATGTGTACCCTGCATGATTGTTATATTCTTTTTCCTGTTATCTTATGTCCTCTCTGAATGAGATAGATAACAAAAATTAACAAAGATGGAGTATTGACTAACCCCATGAGACTCTTAATTGATTTTACACATGAGCTAAATTAGGTTTTTGATTTGGTATGCATGACTTAGAGATTTGAGACTGCAATTTTGACCTTAAAGCTGGTTGACTTCTAGTGAGATTCTTTGTGTGCTAATTTGGAGGACAGTTTACTGACATAATTAAATTTCAGGGCATCTATAAGCTTTTGATAGATAAAAGTCAGTATTGATTAAACCTGCAAAACTTTGAATCGATTCCCCAATTAGGTTTTTCATTTCACAGACATGATCTAGAGATTCTTGAATGCAACCTTGACCTTGAAGTTTGTTAACTACAATCATGAATTCTTATAAAATTCATCATGTGCTAGTTTGGAGGATGGTTTTCCTGCATAATTAAGATTTGAAAGGCTTTTACCATATGCCGTGTTTGTTTTTGCAAGATGGCTTCAAGGTAAGTATCTTCTGGTTTAGATTGTCATGCTTGGTCATAACAAAGCCTTAGCATCGTACTGAAATTTCCTGATTGCATATTCTTGATTTAatcgaattaattttgttcttgtgTATTTTACTAAATGAACCTATGACTCTTGATTTCAGGATTTGTCTCTTCTACTAGTTACCTCTGGTAGAGATCCGGGTATCATTCCCCGAAATACACATCCACCAGAACCTGAAACTAATGGTGGAGACAGTGAAGTTGGAGGTGTCCAAACTCCACAATTGCGGTTACCCCGAACCAAGGATGTCATTGTGAATGGGATCACTGTGAAGATCAAATACTGTGACACCTGCATGCTTTATCGACCTCCTCGCTGCTCTCATTGCTCAATCTGCAATAATTGTGTGGAACGGTTTGACCATCACTGCCCATGGGTGGGGCAATGCATAGGGATTGTATGTTTCATATCTTGGATATAGCTGCTTGAAACATTATATTCTCTATTGAGTCACTTGAAATGCAACTAGAAAATGAATTATGTTTTAGGTAAAAGGAACCTTCTTAAATAGTTGATATTCCAATTTCCAAGCATGCGAGTGCTAAACCGGCGGGAGTCGATGATTGACGTGTCATAACTTTCCCTCACTACATGGATGACTTTTCTTCAGTAGAGATGATCATTTCTATATTCTGGGTCATAATTGATGACCTTTTTCATTTCTATTTTACCTAGTCTTAGTTTTGTTAATGTTCATCTTTATCTTTTTGATGCAGCGGAACTATCAATTCTTCTAGTTTTATTAATTGTTCATCTTTGCCTTTTTGGTGCAGCGGAATTATCGATTCTTCTATATGTTTGTCTTCTCGACAACCTTACTCTGCCTCTACGTCTTTGGGTTTTGCTGGGTGTATATAATAAGTATCAGAGATGCTGAACAAACATCCATTTGGAGAGCAATGGTCAAGACTCCAGCTTCCAtagttttaataatttatactttccTATCAGTATGGTTTGTTGGTGGCTTGTCCGTCTTCCATTTATATCTCATGAGCACCAACCAGGTAAATTAAGTATCTTGCTTGATGGAAAATTTAATAATCGATGATATTATTCTATGGTAATGTTTAATAATCTATTCTCTTTTCTGGTAGACAACATACGAGAACTTCAGGTACCGTTATGATCGGCGAGCTAACCCATACAACAAAGgagtggtggagaatttcaaagagATTTTTTTCACAAGCATCCCTCCTTCAAAGAACAACTTTAGGGGAAGGGTGCCGCAAGAACAAGGCTTACAGCCACAGCCAGCAGGACAAGGTTTTCTGAGCCCAAACATGGGCAAAGCTTTGGGTGACATCGAAATGGGTAGGAAGCCCATATCATGGGATGAAGCTAGGGCACTAGCACATGTAGGCGACTTGGAAGAAGGTATAAATGATACCAAGATGTTGGATGCCATGAATGGTGGACTCGGTGTTCTGTCCCCAGATTTAAGCAAGGAGGCTTTGCCTCCAGAGGCTGTCATCGGGAGAACTCCATTGCACACAATGCATTCGAGTTATACCGGGATGTTAGATGACATGAATGACAGACTGGACGTTGTATCCTCAGATTTAAGGAAGGAGGCTTTGTCTCCAGAGGCTGTGGTCGGGAGAACTCCATTGCACCCAATGCATTCGAGTTATACCAAGACGCTAGATGACATAAATGACGGACTGGATGTTGTATCCCCAGAGTTAAGGAAGGAGGCTGTGGTCAGGAGAACTCCATTTCACCCATCGTATTCGGGTTATACCAAGATGTTAGATGACATGCATGGTGTGCTTCATGATATGTCCCCAGATTTAAGCAAGGAAGCTTTGCCTCCAGAGGCTGTTTTAGAGAGAACTGCATTGCACCCAAGACATTTGAGTTGGGTGCGCAGAAGCGGAAGCTGGGAGATGACACCTGAGGTTCTGGCTTTGGCTGCTGGATTGGGGGAGTCGAAAAGGAAGGAAAATGGCAGTGGCACTTCTGCTGGAAATAAATAGACTCGAATGGTTGAAGCAAGGGATATTATGCATGTGGAGCACATTACAATGCTTCTCGTGGTGTTCATGTTTCAAGGAGGGAATGAATCATTGTATCTCTAGAAGATTGCAATTAACTGATATGGTTCTGTGATTTTCTTTGCTCTTTACCCCGGTTGGTTGTCGCAGTTGTGCTCTATATTGTCTTGTGATTTGATGTTGGAAGGACTTGACTTTAGTATCATTAGTGTATGTAACTATTTCTTTTCCAACTCTGTGCAGTATATGATTCTCAATGGCAACATTACAATTCTTTGCTGAAGTCGCCGAGCtggttctcttttttttctccatCTTTATCTTTATTAACTTCAAACAGATTATAGCACATGAAGTAGTGTTTAGGAAGTGGCAGTCAATTACCACACAGTATTTTGCCATAGATTAAAGCATCTGTTCTTGATCAGTATGCTTTTATTTGCAACCAGGAAGACCTTCTCCAGAAAAGCTTTGAACACTCGTATATTTAGGAATATTAGAAAGCAAGTTCAGTGGATGTACATCTTATCATTTCAATTGCCTGTAGATCGATCATTTGTTCCTTTTGTTTTTTCAATCAAAGCAGTAAGGATTTATGCAGTTCTTGAAGTCGCCTTCAAATGTACAAATCAAAGCAAGTTCTGTGAATGTACAGTTTATGATGGGCAGCGTCCGCCATTGACACTCTCTGACTGCACATTATTGGACAACATCTAATTATTGAACATAATCCAGAGTAAATATTTTTGTTAAACAAAACTTTCAAACCTTaatttcatattattattatttttttgcataCAGTAAACTTCCCAACAAACCTTAATAGTAAAGACCAAAAGACTCAATTAAATTCATAATTCACACATTCAATTTATTTTTCATAGAAAATTAAGAAATAGTTTTAAAGTCTGATTATTGTTCTCAATTGTTCATCGCTGTCGCTATGAGCTCTGTCGTCTACCAATTTCTTTTGTATTATGATATCTCACTCTCCTATAATAGTTCTCAATTTCGGATATAGTCATATTATGGGTCACCATCAAATTTCATGCATGCAAATAAGTTGGCAATCTTTATACTCGCAAGATATTAATTAATGCAGGATCACAAGAGTTGTGAGCATCACACTGCAACGATGAAGGCCACAGCCATCAGTCAGAGATGAGAGCGCGTCTTGGTGTAAGGCATAGGCATGCAGACAAACCATGGCCTGTTTGCTATCCGAAGTATCAAGTCCAATTGGATTAAAAACAAatgtaaagagaaaaagaaaaagagtgttAATGAGAAAGGATCATGAACGAACTTATACAACTACCTTAGATCAACTAGGTGAAAGGATATTGATCAAGAAGAACTATATTATATGTTATAAATGTTTTCCTTACTACATATACTCTACATGCATCATATATTGTAAGAACAGGAGGGGAATAGAAAATTAACCATCTGATTCGAATAATGTACTGCCAAATATTAACTTAAGCCCATACTTTATTGAACATGtgacaaattaagaatgttgatgtGATAAGACAAAGAATTTGGTGAGGATATTTAGAGTTTTACTCTTGTCGATTTATAATGATGCATGATTCCTTTTGCAAGGAGGAGGGAGGTTCATATTGAAACTAGCTCAAATGATGAGATGTCAACCATATCTTTTGTCTTGTCTCATCACTTGGTGAGCATTTATTAGTGGAAAACTAATCTAAATTATTGCAACACGAATACCCCAACTACAAAGGTATTCTAATTATTACTCAACAACAAGTGTCCATGTGGGTTCCATATTTTAACTCCACAGCAAGCATACTTGCTGTCTCATGCTGCTGTGATACATCACATAATTCTATGATCCAGAATTAGCACTGTAGTTACATGTAGCAATGGCATTTGTACTGTTGATGCCCTCTAATTAAAGATGACCAATACTTATCTAAAGCCATcagaacatctctctctctcccccaacTATAAAGTCATCTTCATATCAGAAAATCTCATCCTCAAGGACTTGAAAGGAAAGTTAGATCTTGAAGGCCTCGAATCTTATTCTAGGTTTCGACAAGACGAGGTGAGAGGAGGTTGCCTTTACCCTTATGGCTGCTGCTTCGCCTCCATCCAACATCCACTTCTGTTATCAGCTACACCTTCATGACCTGATGATGTTCTAGGGGTCAGTGAGCCCGTGGTGGTATCATCTTTGATATATGAAGGATCAAAAGTCGTTGATGAAGCTGCAGGGATCACTATGACAGGATGGCTCCTGCTCCGAACCTCCGACGACGACACTGCGATGGCTATGGGGGCTTCTTTGATCGAACTGGAGTTGAGGTCTTTGAAATATCGGGCCTGATGGCCGAAAAGGCCGCTCAAAGTGGTGGCAACAatgagcaggaggaggaggaggaggagaagcaagAAGCAGAAAGGGCTACATCTGAAGAAGCTGGCCGGAGCTACCAAGGGTGGCTCCGACTTGGCACTGGTAGCGATCCGACGGCAGGCACTAGCCGTGGGCGTCGCGATCTAGTAGAGATGAACTTGTTCTCCGATGGACCGTCAGCCGGACGTCCCATAGAGTGGTCGCCGCTGCAACTTCCTGGCTTCACCGCAATGGCACCATCGCATCCGGCAGCGGCGACGGCAGGATACGGCCGTACGTGGAGGCTTCGAAGTCCGAGTCCAAGCGCAAGTAGTTTGAGCATGGCTCCACCGCCAATTCCATCAAGTAGCTTGAGACTGTCGTCCGTGGCCACCGGTAGCGAGGTTAGGGTGGTCAGCCCACCACGGAGGCCGCAGGCGGGGATGTGGCTGGTGCTCAGAGCTGCACAGAACCAGTGAGTTGAGGGTTTCTGAGTGCATGATAGAACTTCTCCTTACCACTTCGTCTGAATCCCATCTTTCAGTCTCTCTCTTTGTCGATTCAGTTTTGAAATCTTTGTTTATAATGGTTGCATGCTTTTTGTTATCTAAATGCAGAGGAAAGCAACCCTTTCTCCGTCAAATATCTAAGAGCTATCTAAGGATGAAGTATCCACACTTGCCTTTGTATTCATTTTTCACCTTCTGGTTCGTGAATTTGATGGCATGGAATTAATAGGAGTTCTTGTCGTAGGGATGGGAGGATGACGGCGAGAGCACTGATGAAATACTTAGCCAATAAGCTTGGCTTGGAGGATGGACATGAGGTACTCTCCACATGCTCTACATGTTTCAGcttatcaatataaagtgattgtTAGTTGCTTTTGGGCATTCTGTGTTCATCTTTTGGACATGCAATGCAATGCATACCTGCATTGGATATCATAGAAGAACTAACTGCAAGCTATCAGATATATCAATCCCTGTAACAGTGTCTAATCTCAGAAAACAATCCTCCTCCACACAGTGTCACTTGAGATGGACAAGTATGGTGTCTACAAACCTCATATTGGGATGTACAGTATAGCTCTCTGGTTGCTTTTAGGCACAGTGCGAGGAGTCCCATGATTACATGTTTTCTTGGTAGTGAGTGTCTACACACTTAATTTGTTTGCCTGacaaaaaatatatacatttatacctTGATTCTTCTCCTTGTTGTTGCTAAAATCTATTTAGGGAAATGCTTGAGTGATCCTGACTCCAGTATAAGCTTTTTGGCTTGCCAGAGTACCAACTTACATTGTTGACAAGAGGGACCAGTATATTAGCAACACTTTGGTTGGTCCCAATTGTACATTAATGATTGGAAGAATATAGCAATGATGTCCTGTACTGTTAAAGATTGTTTTCCACCTTGGTGCCAATATATTAATGTTGTAGTTCTTCATGCATTAGCCCATCAATATGAGAGAGTCAAGACACTAGTGTAGAAtttgcaactctctctctctctctctctctttctctatctatctatctatctatctatctatctacagAAAACATACAGCTATGAagtccttttccttttctttttctccattctttttcatttttgggGTTAAATTGTCATACTCCTTTACCTACTAAATTCTTCATCTTAGGAAATATAAAATACATTCGATCACATCCATCAGTTAGAGATGTGATAATTCCCAATTCTTGTAGGAATCTGTTTCATGCAAAAGGAGATGCGTGCTTTTGATAATCATAATGTTCATTTCTTAGTTTCTGCAATTACATGAGGTTAGTTTGGAATATCATGACATGAACACCATTCCTTTAGCCTAAGAAATATGCTTGCCAGGTGATGTGCCCCTATAATTTCGAGGTCAACTCTACATTAAAAATTGGACATGCTTCTTGACATCTCTTGTTGCAGTTTAATTTTGTATAAATCAAATAAATTCCTTGTTTGCCTACAATTGAGTAGGTGAGGTACAGAGAGCTATAGTCAACATTAATAACATTTTGCCTCACAATCATGTCATGTTATGTTTAATTCATGTCCGAGGTCAACACAAGGAATACAATGCTACTTATCTCAAGATGTCATGCCCCTTTCTTGCTGCCCATGGATTAATCAGCTGAGAACAAGTAGGTTATGAATGATTAGGGATTGTTTACCGATTGAAGCATAGTGACTTCATGTGGTTATCCATTGACTAAACATTTTGTTGTTAGATTTTAACATAATTCCCAAATGTAAGAATCACTCTCTCTTTCTCATAACCATAGCTATGAAAGGTTTAATCAAGGTTTacagtcttatatatatatatatatatatatatatatatatatatatatatatatatatatatatatatatatattgatatcgaTATTGTATGATTGGTATTTGTATCGTACTGTTCCATACTAGTGTATCGAATATCGGTACGATGGTATAGACTGAATCTTAAGAAAATTAGAAACAAATAATTACAGAACGTATACTGTCTTGTTTTAAGCAGTATCGACTCGTACAAGATGATACCAATCTTGTACTGCTCGCTGCATGTTCTGTATCGATAACTTATTAGATCATTGCTATGATTGGCATAGTCATGATAACGTAGGGGAGCATTGCCACGGTCATGCTCGCGTAGGGCTTAGCATGGCTAAGAATTAGGCACTACAAACCCCCTGGAACGACCGGACGCAGGATCCATCAAGTGGTGCACTTTGTTGGAATGTCAATGGCCCTATCACCCCCCATCCACAATGCGAGAGCCAATGGAGAAAGGCTATCCATTCTTGCACACTGGCGGAAGATTCTTCTGTCAGATCTCAGGTTGGTGAAAGGGAAGGAGCAGCAGCAACACTGGGAAAAGATAAAAGCATGGTACTCCTTAGCCATGATCTGTGAGGCCATGAAACCCAGAGGGCCACCCCAAAAGCTTGGCCAGACTCGAAAAGGACGACTGAAAACGAGGCACCGAGTGcacccatgcatcatcatcaccatcatgaCTCTCGCTTTTGCTTGGGGTTGGGTCGTGGGACAAGTATCGAACAGATGCGGAGTACTGGTGGCGGATGGATTAATGTGGAGTTGGTTTTGCTTCTACGATAAGGAGGGGAGAGGCGATGAGAGGGGGACGTGAGAGAGACATGCATCGACTGGTCCCTTGTGCATGTGTCACGTTAGGTGGgtgggtagagagagagagagagagagagagagagagagagagagagagagagagagagggagatgtCATAAGAAATGTTGTTCAAGTATCTTTAAGGAGTGATTTGAGGCTTCAACAAAGTAGAACATAATATTTTTAGAATCTTTTGGCTTATGAAGGTAGTAACTATTGACTACTAAATAATGATTCAGGAAGTGAGATATGTTTATTATAATATCTCAATTAAGGATCTAAATAGAGATGCATGCATTACAGTATTGATCACAAAGCTATTATGCATCTATATTTAAGCTGATGGAAAGAGATGATGATCTCGTAAGAGGCATTATTTTAACCCACGCATAATGAATGCGACATATTTTTGAAATAGGGAATGACTCGTGAAATTCTGTTCTGCCATTGAGTCATGCATGTTATATtctttattatgtttttttttaaccCTTAGACAAGATCGATCTCAAGACCATGATATCAACAATAAGGTCTTTTATCAGTTAaactaatttataataaaaaaattaaagatctCGAATCCTTAACATTTGGTAAGTCGATCATTAGATCAATTCTTTCGGTTTAAAAATTTATTGGATTAGTTTCCAAGTCCTCAACCTTTAGTATGTATACCTAATAAGCGACCATGAAACCAATATTTTAGAtgtaaaaaattatcaaataagaTTTTAAACTTATAAGTCTTGATAAAATATGTCTAAATAtgctatcatcaaatcaatattttaggTGTATATCGTTAATTAACTTgaatgcattaaaaaaaaaatcctttattGTTTACAGGAATTATTTTTGAGGTCTATCAGTATGCGTACTCATACCACCAATTCTATCTATTACATCATGTGCTTTGAGAACCCACAAAATCATGTTGTCATTCTTGGTTTTTGATACATCTATGCTGCATCATCAGGTGCAGATTTATTGTAGAGGCCAGCAGGTTCCTCCGTCGATGTCGCTGCAGCAAATTAGGGATCAGATATGGTGTTCCACTGAAGCAATCGCTGACCATCTCCTAACCCTCGATTACAGCAGGAGTGGGTAGGAAGAACCTCTTCCTTACACTCTTGACTTGGAAGATTGTCCACCTGATCAAGTTCAGCATACAATGATGCCACCAGGAAAAATAATGCAAGTCTCAGGCATGCAATGAGATGCTAATGGGCTTGCAGTGTTTGTGTCTTCTATTTCTGACTCACTGATTCCATGTGTCAATGCCTCAAAAGTCATTCAACATATTGTTCTCATTTATAAGATCTTTACATTTTGATGTCATTCTTTCATGTCCTCTATTTCATAAAAGAATAAAAGCTGGCTTTTGGACAGATACATGACTCTGAAGACCATAAATGTCTCAGGAGATTATATTTCCTCCCCCTTTAGTGTCAGATTAgtatgaaatataaaataaatttaaaattaatatattataccATTACGATCGACAATGTCGATTGCAAAGATTCTTCAACACATCggaataatagaaaaaaaaataattctagCTCAATTTATGGACCAATTTGATGATTCCAAGAAAATCCTATTTGATGATACGAGGATAACATCGAAATCAATTTCTTGTTAGGATGGACTAATGCTCGATTAGTGAAGCAATTAGCTACATCTTATTTGGTTCTCCATGCCCACGGTGATAAATATACTTTAtaatttcttcataaataaaaatttatatgatcAACAATATATTCATGGGAGGATAGTCTTTAATACATCGATATAGTTTGACTCGACGTAAATAGCTTATGTATATATGGAAATAAGGTTATGTACATTGATCATCCTCGGATATAATGTTGATGAGAATTATCTTATTTATAAGATAAATATAATTACCAAGGATCGATGTCATTGGTAGAGAACCGCTGCATGTGGAGATTGTATAAATTTTATAGCCCTATCATTCAATGAATAATCTTTTTCTGTtctcctttattttttttctgcCTGTGATGGTTTACTTTTTCACAAAGTCTCACTTATCTCCTTAAGGATTGCTTGCAGcaaaactagaaaaaaaaaattgagagaaaATTCTAAAAGCAAAATTTCTGAAGAATGTTACTGATGTAAAGAGTGTCCTTTTTGAATGATACCTTCCTCTATTTTCTAATGTTCCCCATGCTTTAGAAATCCTCTATATCTATTGTGATGGGAATTTAATTTCCAGATTTCGGCTCTCATTCATAGCTCTCTTGCAGCTCTCAGCAGGTGTCAGTGAAACAGCAAAAGGAAGAGTTGACAAACACAGACAcacatatatacttatatatgagagagagagagagagagagagagagagagggagagacaaAATCTAGTTAGTGACTGCTTTTTCTACATCACAATTGAGAAGAAGAGGCTACAAACACCTCGATGCACTCGTCAGATGAAACACACACGCACTTGACGAGCTCCTGCATGTCAGCGAACCCTTGCATCATGCCCTTCCTTATCAGTCTCCCTTGGCTTCCTTCTCCTTGGGCTTGTCGCTCTTCTTGGTCTTCACGAAGCAGAAGCAGGAGCAGCACGGGCACTGAAACAAGAACTTCATGGCTTGCGCCTCAACTCTCAGGCGCAGCACTCGCAACCACGGCTCTCCCACCTTATCATCTCTTTAAATCGACTCGCATCGACTCCATTCCCGTCACTCTCAAAAGTCACCTACTCTCCTATTCTTCCAGTTGGTGGGTCATggccataaataaaaaataatctccATACGCACCTCAAGAAAAACTAATGGAACACTATGGAAGCAGCTCGGCTGTCAGATATGACGTTTTGAATCAAGTGGCAATTCTTTTCTCCAGCGCCAACAGCTGCACCAGCA
Above is a genomic segment from Musa acuminata AAA Group cultivar baxijiao chromosome BXJ3-4, Cavendish_Baxijiao_AAA, whole genome shotgun sequence containing:
- the LOC103981767 gene encoding probable protein S-acyltransferase 7, giving the protein MHIAPPSRGSGTITSGVLDDAEAPRVYQAWKGSNIFFLQGRFIFGPDASSLFLTIFLIVAPVSIFCVFVARKLMDDFSHNLGISIMIVAVVFTLYDLSLLLVTSGRDPGIIPRNTHPPEPETNGGDSEVGGVQTPQLRLPRTKDVIVNGITVKIKYCDTCMLYRPPRCSHCSICNNCVERFDHHCPWVGQCIGIRNYRFFYMFVFSTTLLCLYVFGFCWVYIISIRDAEQTSIWRAMVKTPASIVLIIYTFLSVWFVGGLSVFHLYLMSTNQTTYENFRYRYDRRANPYNKGVVENFKEIFFTSIPPSKNNFRGRVPQEQGLQPQPAGQGFLSPNMGKALGDIEMGRKPISWDEARALAHVGDLEEGINDTKMLDAMNGGLGVLSPDLSKEALPPEAVIGRTPLHTMHSSYTGMLDDMNDRLDVVSSDLRKEALSPEAVVGRTPLHPMHSSYTKTLDDINDGLDVVSPELRKEAVVRRTPFHPSYSGYTKMLDDMHGVLHDMSPDLSKEALPPEAVLERTALHPRHLSWVRRSGSWEMTPEVLALAAGLGESKRKENGSGTSAGNK
- the LOC103981765 gene encoding protein LAX PANICLE 2-like, with the protein product MAPAPNLRRRHCDGYGGFFDRTGVEVFEISGLMAEKAAQSGGNNEQEEEEEEKQEAERATSEEAGRSYQGWLRLGTGSDPTAGTSRGRRDLVEMNLFSDGPSAGRPIEWSPLQLPGFTAMAPSHPAAATAGYGRTWRLRSPSPSASSLSMAPPPIPSSSLRLSSVATGSEVRVVSPPRRPQAGMWLVLRAAQNQGKQPFLRQISKSYLRMKDGRMTARALMKYLANKLGLEDGHEVQIYCRGQQVPPSMSLQQIRDQIWCSTEAIADHLLTLDYSRSG